CCCGTCGACCGCAAGGCACTGGAGTTATTGAATGCTGACATGCATTGGGTAGTAGAACCGGGGGATTTCACATTCATGCTAGGAGCCTCTTCTACGGATATTCGCCTGAACGGAACGCTGACTGTTGTTGAACCGGGGCAAACACCTGCCGCAAACACTACCAAAGACAGCAGCCCTGTCAGCGCCAGCACCAACGCAGAAACAGCAGATAATGTAATTGATAATAATTTAACTACGTCCTGGGAAGGTAATAAAGGAGATTACATTACCTTTGCCTTGCAGAACGGAGCCAAAATAGACGGAGTATCCATTGCCTTCTCCCGCGAGAACGGACTGGAGACAGACTTTGAGATACAACTATCCAGTGGCGGCGGACAATTCCTCACTGTATATTCCGGCACTGTGAAAGAGTATAACAAACTATTGGACTTCCGCTTCAAAGGAACTACCGCCAGCGATTTACGCATTGTATTAGGCAGTGACCGGGTGGAAGTAGCAGAGGTAAAACTGCCACAATTAAAAAAGTAATAATCAATACCAAAACAATCCATATGATAAAATTTATCGCCACTATCTGTATAATCAGTATGACCACCATCAGTTGCACATCAAAAAAGACTGCCCGGACTGAAAGTTCCGAACCAGTGAATCAAGAGTTAACAATGCTCGTAGGTACATATACCGCAGGAGACAGTAAAGGAATTTACAGCTTCCGTTTCGATGAAGAAACGGGGACAGCCACTGCACTCAGTGAAGCAGAAGTAGAAAATCCCTCTTATCTCGTATCTTCTGCCGACGGGAAGTTTGTGTATGCAGTCAGTGAGTTCAATAATGAACAGGCTGCCGCCAACGCATTTGCCTTCGATAAGGAAAAAGGGACTTTCAAATTGCTGAACTCACAGAAAACCGGTGGCGAAGACCCTTGCTATATCATCACGAATGGAAAGAATGTGATAACCGCCAATTATAGTGGCGGCAGCATCTCCGTTTTTCCCATTGCAAAAGATGGTTCACTCCTGCCCGCTTCCGATATTATAAAATTCGAAGGTTCGGGAGCCGACAAAGAACGGCAGGAAAAGTCACACTTGCATTGTGTCCGTATTACTCCGGACGGTAAATACCTGTTTGCCGATAATTTAGGGACAGACCAGATACATAAGTTTATCATTAATCCGGACGCAAATGCAGAGAACAAAGAACGTTTTCTCAAAGAGAGTTCTCCTGCCGCTTTCAAAGTGGAAGCCGGTTCAGGCCCCCGACACCTGACATTTGCCCCGAATGGTGACTATGCTTATCTGATAAACGAACTTTCGGGCACGGTAATCGCTTTTGAATATAAGGATGGAAACT
This portion of the Bacteroides acidifaciens genome encodes:
- a CDS encoding lactonase family protein, coding for MIKFIATICIISMTTISCTSKKTARTESSEPVNQELTMLVGTYTAGDSKGIYSFRFDEETGTATALSEAEVENPSYLVSSADGKFVYAVSEFNNEQAAANAFAFDKEKGTFKLLNSQKTGGEDPCYIITNGKNVITANYSGGSISVFPIAKDGSLLPASDIIKFEGSGADKERQEKSHLHCVRITPDGKYLFADNLGTDQIHKFIINPDANAENKERFLKESSPAAFKVEAGSGPRHLTFAPNGDYAYLINELSGTVIAFEYKDGNLEEIQTVAADTVGAKGSGDIHISPDGKFLYASNRLKADGIAIFRIDSENGKLTKTGYQLTGIHPRNFIITPNGKYLLVACRDSNVIQVYERDADTGLLSDIHKDIKVDKPVCLKFVP